A stretch of the Gossypium hirsutum isolate 1008001.06 chromosome D07, Gossypium_hirsutum_v2.1, whole genome shotgun sequence genome encodes the following:
- the LOC107954391 gene encoding chaperone protein DnaJ isoform X1, with product MQGDEARLLLGFPPNSRPSPSQIKAAYRKKVWESHPDLFPVHEKHSAESKFKLIAEAYTCLRSGSGRGGSYSATYSHVVRTGVPKAHGGRRNRGLIQIPFLLIVLGTVGLGGLNATRAYRKQKEACPSHNPFLP from the exons atgcAAGGTGATGAAGCGAGACTCCTGCTAGGCTTCCCCCCTAATTCTCGCCCTTCTCCTTCTcag ATTAAAGCAGCTTATAGAAAGAAAGTATGGGAATCGCATCCTGACTTGTTTCCAGTTCACGAAAAGCATTCGGCGGAGTCTAAGTTTAAGTTG ATTGCTGAAGCTTATACTTGTCTACGGTCTG GTTCAGGAAGAGGAGGTTCGTACTCAG CTACATATTCACATGTCGTCAGAACGGGAGTACCAAAGGCTCATGGGGGAAGAAGAAACCGTGGTTTGATTCAGATTCCTTTCCTTCTTATAGTTCTGGGAACTGTTGGACTTGGGGGATTAAATGCAACCAG GGCTTATAGAAAGCAAAAAGAGGCATGCCCTTCTCACAATCCATTCCTCCCCTGA
- the LOC107954391 gene encoding dnaJ homolog subfamily B member 6 isoform X6, with product MQGDEARLLLGFPPNSRPSPSQIKAAYRKKVWESHPDLFPVHEKHSAESKFKLIAEAYTCLRSAQD from the exons atgcAAGGTGATGAAGCGAGACTCCTGCTAGGCTTCCCCCCTAATTCTCGCCCTTCTCCTTCTcag ATTAAAGCAGCTTATAGAAAGAAAGTATGGGAATCGCATCCTGACTTGTTTCCAGTTCACGAAAAGCATTCGGCGGAGTCTAAGTTTAAGTTG ATTGCTGAAGCTTATACTTGTCTACGGTCTG CTCAGGATTGA
- the LOC107954391 gene encoding dnaJ homolog subfamily B member 6 isoform X5, with translation MQGDEARLLLGFPPNSRPSPSQIKAAYRKKVWESHPDLFPVHEKHSAESKFKLIAEAYTCLRSGNSPDFLRKY, from the exons atgcAAGGTGATGAAGCGAGACTCCTGCTAGGCTTCCCCCCTAATTCTCGCCCTTCTCCTTCTcag ATTAAAGCAGCTTATAGAAAGAAAGTATGGGAATCGCATCCTGACTTGTTTCCAGTTCACGAAAAGCATTCGGCGGAGTCTAAGTTTAAGTTG ATTGCTGAAGCTTATACTTGTCTACGGTCTGGTAATTCTCCTGACTTCTTGAGAAAATATTGA
- the LOC107954391 gene encoding uncharacterized protein isoform X3 — translation MQGDEARLLLGFPPNSRPSPSQIKAAYRKKVWESHPDLFPVHEKHSAESKFKLVQEEEVRTQLHIHMSSEREYQRLMGEEETVV, via the exons atgcAAGGTGATGAAGCGAGACTCCTGCTAGGCTTCCCCCCTAATTCTCGCCCTTCTCCTTCTcag ATTAAAGCAGCTTATAGAAAGAAAGTATGGGAATCGCATCCTGACTTGTTTCCAGTTCACGAAAAGCATTCGGCGGAGTCTAAGTTTAAGTTG GTTCAGGAAGAGGAGGTTCGTACTCAG CTACATATTCACATGTCGTCAGAACGGGAGTACCAAAGGCTCATGGGGGAAGAAGAAACCGTGGTTTGA
- the LOC107954391 gene encoding dnaJ homolog subfamily B member 2 isoform X4, whose product MQGDEARLLLGFPPNSRPSPSQIKAAYRKKVWESHPDLFPVHEKHSAESKFKLIAEAYTCLRSVILTCYSSSSQ is encoded by the exons atgcAAGGTGATGAAGCGAGACTCCTGCTAGGCTTCCCCCCTAATTCTCGCCCTTCTCCTTCTcag ATTAAAGCAGCTTATAGAAAGAAAGTATGGGAATCGCATCCTGACTTGTTTCCAGTTCACGAAAAGCATTCGGCGGAGTCTAAGTTTAAGTTG ATTGCTGAAGCTTATACTTGTCTACGGTCTG TTATTTTGACATGCTATTCAAGTTCATCTCAATGA
- the LOC107954393 gene encoding probable WRKY transcription factor 47, protein MEKQHSRELTFLHSGDSLRQNSGVADRTLDDSRDHVEPHIKEMDFFSSQYQSHDHHHHHQEGNTNNNGSSSFIDSSVNIGLNLLSSSPGVSRATNEEKPKAQESALKMELEKLNEENRRLRSMLDQITKNYNELQGQLLMALQKQAHRNQQDQKDAVNGMASTIMSVQQFMDPRPSAALDVNEPSGSDDKTQELSASPENTIEIVSKEYDHRMVQNMPGKQVSIEDGTDQTSQSWGSLKSPKIDQSKNEDQVSEGPFRKARVSVRARSEAPLISDGCQWRKYGQKMAKGNPCPRAYYRCTMAVGCPVRKQVQRCADDKSILITTYEGNHNHPLPPAATAMANTTSAAAAMLLSGSTKSKDGLPTSAYYPSLPYASSMATLSASAPFPTITLDLTQGPNAVQLLRPPPSGASFPLPLHGYPQLLGNPMFGPPKLSTASPAMQLGQRPASMVETVTAAIASDPNFTAALAAAISTIMGPPRNQGNSSNNNDENNNSSNGVGAPALPGSPQIQQSCTTFSSKACTNKPG, encoded by the exons ATGGAGAAGCAGCACAGTCGAGAACTAACGTTCTTACACTCCGGTGACTCCCTCCGGCAGAATTCTGGTGTGGCCGATCGTACCCTTGACGATTCTAGGGATCATGTTGAGCCACACATCAAGGAGATGGATTTCTTTTCTTCTCAATATCAATCAcatgatcatcatcatcatcatcaagagGGCAACACTAATAATAATGGATCATCTTCTTTTATTGATTCGAGTGTAAAC ATTGGATTAAATCTTCTCAGTTCAAGCCCCGGAGTTTCAAGGGCAACAAATGAAGAGAAACCCAAAGCTCAA GAGAGTGCTCTCAAAATGGAGTTAGAAAAGTTAAACGAAGAGAATCGGAGACTAAGAAGCATGTTGGATCAGATTACCAAAAATTACAATGAACTACAAGGTCAACTATTAATGGCGTTGCAAAAACAGGCCCACAGAAATCAACAAGACCAG AAGGATGCAGTAAATGGGATGGCGAGTACCATAATGTCAGTCCAACAATTCATGGACCCACGGCCTTCGGCTGCATTAGATGTCAACGAGCCTTCTGGGTCTGACGACAAGACGCAAGAGTTGTCAGCATCTCCCGAAAATACTATAGAAATTGTTTCAAAGGAATACGACCATCGAATGGTTCAAAATATGCCGGGAAAGCAGGTTTCTATTGAAGATGGTACTGATCAAACATCTCAGAGTTGGGGATCACTCAAGAGTCCGAAGATAGATCAGTCAAAGAATGAAGACCAAGTCTCTGAAGGTCCTTTTAGGAAGGCCAGGGTGTCGGTTAGAGCCAGATCAGAAGCTCCCTTG ATAAGCGATGGTTGTCAATGGAGGAAATATGGTCAAAAGATGGCAAAGGGTAACCCTTGTCCTCGAGCTTACTACCGTTGCACCATGGCTGTTGGCTGCCCAGTCCGTAAGCAGGTGCAAAGATGTGCCGACGATAAAAGCATTCTCATCACAACATACGAGGGAAACCACAATCATCCTCTCCCACCAGCAGCCACAGCTATGGCTAACACGACGTCAGCTGCGGCCGCCATGTTACTATCAGGTTCAACCAAAAGTAAGGATGGCCTACCAACCTCTGCCTACTACCCTTCCTTACCTTATGCATCATCAATGGCCACCCTCTCCGCCTCCGCCCCCTTTCCCACCATAACCCTTGACTTAACTCAGGGCCCAAATGCCGTTCAGTTGTTACGTCCCCCGCCTTCCGGTGCTTCATTCCCATTACCTTTGCACGGTTATCCGCAGCTTTTAGGGAACCCTATGTTCGGTCCTCCCAAGTTATCTACTGCATCACCGGCAATGCAGTTAGGGCAACGTCCAGCTTCCATGGTGGAAACAGTTACAGCAGCCATTGCTTCTGATCCGAATTTCACCGCAGCATTAGCAGCAGCCATTTCGACAATTATGGGGCCACCAAGAAACCAGGGAAACAGTAGTAATAACAATGATGAGAATAACAATTCCTCGAATGGGGTGGGTGCGCCTGCCCTTCCAGGATCACCACAGATTCAACAGTCATGCACCACATTCTCCTCAAAGGCATGCACAAACAAGCCAgggtga
- the LOC107954391 gene encoding uncharacterized protein isoform X2: MQGDEARLLLGFPPNSRPSPSQIKAAYRKKVWESHPDLFPVHEKHSAESKFKLIAEAYTCLRSVHLNDCHRFRKRRFVLSYIFTCRQNGSTKGSWGKKKPWFDSDSFPSYSSGNCWTWGIKCNQGL, encoded by the exons atgcAAGGTGATGAAGCGAGACTCCTGCTAGGCTTCCCCCCTAATTCTCGCCCTTCTCCTTCTcag ATTAAAGCAGCTTATAGAAAGAAAGTATGGGAATCGCATCCTGACTTGTTTCCAGTTCACGAAAAGCATTCGGCGGAGTCTAAGTTTAAGTTG ATTGCTGAAGCTTATACTTGTCTACGGTCTG TTCATCTCAATGATTGTCACAGGTTCAGGAAGAGGAGGTTCGTACTCAG CTACATATTCACATGTCGTCAGAACGGGAGTACCAAAGGCTCATGGGGGAAGAAGAAACCGTGGTTTGATTCAGATTCCTTTCCTTCTTATAGTTCTGGGAACTGTTGGACTTGGGGGATTAAATGCAACCAG GGCTTATAG